The nucleotide window TGATGTCGTCCAGGCGCCAGCTCGGCAGGAACTGGAATGACTCCAGCAGGGCGGCCACGTCGGCGTCCCACTTGTCGACGTCCTGGACCAGCAGGGTCCAGTTGGCGTCCCCGGTGTGGGCGAAGTCGTCTTCGGTCAGCGGGCCGGTCTTCACGACCCAGCGGTCGCGGCGCTCGTCGTGCTTGATGAGGCGGGAGAGCGCCGATTCCTCGCAGGCCAGGCCGGCCAGGTCATTGGGCTCGATCGGCGTGACGAAGCCGGGGAAGGCGTTGCGTACCAGCAGAGGACGCTTTTGCCAGTAGTCGCGCAGGAAGGCGGCCGGGGTCATGCCGAGGGGCTGGCGGGCCGAGCCGCGGACTTCGATAGGGAGGCTGGGGGTCTTGGTCATTCCTCCATTGTAAGCGCAGCAGGGGGTTCACGGGCCTGGCTCAGGCCATCTGCTTAACACGGAAATAATGGGGAGGCATGTGTTCATGGCGACTCGTCCTTTCCATCCGGCGGCGTGGTCGTCCTAGGGTGTGGCCTTCTAGCCGTATAGATGGCCAAAAGGACGTCGCGTGAATGCCGTAGTGGTCGCTCCCGCTGTCGCTTCGCCCCTGCCGGGCGAGACGCTCTCTGCCCTGGATGCGCTGCTGCGGGGGCTTGAGCCCCATCAGTTGTACTGGGTGGCGGCACGCAGTGCCGAGCTGGCGGTGCAGGGGCCTGGCCTGCGCACGAGTCCCGTGGCGACGCACGAGCGCGTCACGGTGCTTTACGGCAGCCAGACCGGCAATGCCCGTCGCGTCGCCGAGCAACTTCGGGCGGAGCTGGAACGCTCGGGCCTGGCTGTCCGGCTGGTGCGCACCGACAGCTACGCCACCCGTGAGCTCGCCCAGGAGCGCGTGCTCTATGTCGTCATCAGCACCCAGGGCGAAGGCGAGCCACCGGACGACGCCCGTGCCTTCATCGAGTTCCTGCTGGGACGGCGGGCGCCGCGCCTGACGTCGCTGAAGTTCGGTGTGCTGGGCCTGGGGGACTCCAGCTATCCGCACTTCTGCGCCGTGGGCCAGCAGGTCGATGACCGACTCGCAGCTTTGGGCGCCCACCGGTTGCTCAATCGCGGGGAGGCGGATGTCGACGTGGCCGCCGTCGCCGCTCCCTGGCTGGAGCGTGGCGTCCAGCGCGCACGCGACGCCCTTGGCGCGACATCGCCACGCATCGCACTCGTTGCGCCGGCTGTCGCCGAAGTCGCCTGGACACCCGAGCGCCCTTATGCGGCGGCCGTGCTCGACAACCAGCGCATCGTCTCGCGGGACAGCGACCGCGACGTGCGGCATATCGAGCTGTCGCTTGAAGGGTCGGGGTTGCGCTACGAGCCGGGCGATGCGTTGGGGATCCGCCCCGTCAATCCGCCTGCCGTGGTGCGGGCATGGCTGGATGCGCTCCATCTGCATGGCGACGAACCGGTCACCGTGAACCATCGCTCGATCCCCCTGATCGAAGCGCTGACCCATGAGAAGGAAATCACGCGCCTGTCGCGCGGCTTCATCGCTTCGCATGCCACGGCGAGCCACAGCGAAGAACTGGTGGCGTGGCTGAGCCCGTCCCGCAAGGCGGATCTGGCCAACGTCCTCTCCACCTGGCAACCGCTCGATCTGCTGCGGCGCTACCCCGGTGCGTGGGACGCCGAATCACTGGTCGGTGCATTGCGCCCCCTGACGCCCCGCCTCTACTCCATTGCTTCGTCGGCCAGCGAGGTGGGCGAAGAAGTGCATCTGACGGTTGGCGTGGTCGATTACCTGTTCGAGCAGGAACGACGCGTGGGCGCTGCCAGCGCGTATCTCGCCGCGCACGACGGCGACGCGCGCGTACCCGTCTACGTGGAGCCCAACGAGCGCTTCCACCTGCCGCGCGACGAATCGCGCGACATCATCATGATCGGCGCGGGCACAGGTGTCGCGCCGTATCGCGGTTTCGTGCAGGAGCGCCGGGTGCGTGCCGCGCGAGGTCGGCAGTGGCTGATCTTCGGCAACAGGCACCGTGCGCAGGACTTCCTTTACCAGTCGGAATGGCTCGACGCCCTACGCAACGGCACGCTCACGCGACTCGATGTGGCGTTCTCGCGCGACACCGCCAGCAAGGTTTACGTGCAACACCGCATGCGCGATCACGGTGCCGATCTCTATGCATGGCTGCGCGACGGCGCGCATCTGTACGTCTGTGGTGATGCCACGCACATGGCGCCCGATGTCCATGGCGCGCTGATCGACATGGCCGTGACACACGGAGGGCTGGACGCGGAGTCGGCCGCGGCTTGGCTTTCCCAGTTGATGAAGGAAGGGCGCTACGCCCGGGACGTGTACTGATGAGCAGCCATCCGGATATCGAACAGATCAAGGCGAAAAGCCGTCACCTTCGCGGCACCATTGCCGAAGGCTTGCGCGATCTGTTGACGGGATCGATCAGTGACGACGATGGAAAGCTGCTCAAGTTCCATGGCAGCTATCAGCAGGACGATCGCGACCTGCGCGAGGAGCGGCGCAGGCAGAAGCTGGAGCCAGCCTACAGTTTCATGCTGCGCGCGCGGCTGCCAGGCGGCGTGGTATCGCCGGCGCAATGGCTGGAGTTCGATCGCCTTGCACGTGAATATGCCAGCGGCAGCTTGCGCATCACGACGCGCCAGACATTCCAGTGGCACGGCATCATCAAGGAACGCCTGAAGCCCACGATCTCCGCCATCCATGACGCGCTGGCATCCACCATTGCCGCCTGCGGCGACGTGGTACGCAACGTCGTGAGCACGCCCAATCCGGTGCAGTCGGAAGCGCACGCCGAGGCCTATGCCTGGGCGGCCCGTCTTTCCGATGATCTGGCGCCAACCACGCGGGCGTATCACGAGATATGGCTGGACGGCGAGCCCCTGATCGAGGAGCCGGAGGTCGAGCCGCTGTACGGACAGACCTACCTGCCGCGCAAGTTCAAGATCGGCCTGGCGATTCCGCCACTCAACGACATCGACGTGTTCGCCCAGGATCTCGGCTTGATTGCCATCGTCGACCAGGGGCGTCTGGAGGGCTTCGACGTCGCCGTCGGTGGTGGCATGGGAGCAACGCATGGCGACGCGACCACGTATCCCCGATTGGCCAGCGTCGTCGGCTTCGTGACACCGGATCAGTTGCTTGCGACGGCAGAAGCCATCGTGTCCGTGCAGCGCGACTGGGGCAATCGCAAGGAGCGCAAGCACGCGCGCCTGAAATACACCCTGGATCATCGTGGCGTCGATGCTTTCGTCGATGAGATCGAGGCGCGCCTTGGCTTCGCGCTCGCGCCGGCTCGCGGCGCACATTTCGATCACAACGGCGATCGCTATGGCTGGATCGAAGGCTCTGATGGTCTGTGGCATTTGACGCTGCAGATCGAAGCCGGTCGCCTGGCCGACAACGGCCCGCACCGCTGGCTCACGGGCTTGCGCGAGATTGCCAGGGTGCACACGGGCGACTTTCGCCTGACCTGCAACCAGAACGTTATTGTTGCCAACGTGCGTGCCGATGATCGACAGCGCATCGATGCATTAGTGCACGAGTACCGCCTCGACGCGTACCTCCGTGGTTCCGCCATCCGCCGTCATGCCGTCGCCTGCGTTGCCCTTCCGACGTGCGGGCTGGCGATGGCCGAGGCCGAGCGTTATCTGCCGACGTTCCTTGGTCGCGTCGAGGGCTTGCTTGGTGCGCACGGGCTAACCGACGCGCCCATCCTGCTTAGGCTCTCCGGTTGCCCCAATGGCTGTTCGCGTCCCTACCTGGGTGAAATCGCCCTGGTAGGGCGCGGGCCAGGTCGCTACGACCTTCGACTGGCCGCCGACTTCAGCGGGCAGCGCCTCAATCGCATCTATCGCGAAAACATCGACGAAGAGGCCATCCTTGCCGCGCTGGATCCGCTGCTGGCGCGATATGCCAGTGAGCGTGGCGCGGGCGAGCACTTCGGCGACTTCCTGCTGCGCTCGCGTGTGTTTGACGTTGCGCACCCGGCGGAGGTGGGCGCATGAACCGCGCAACGCTGGATAAAGCGCTGCACGATGAACGGGCCCTGATGGCGCTCAATGCGTGGTTGGGTGCGCGAACCGCCGAAGAGCGCGTGGGCTGGGCGCTGGAGCATGCGCCCGGTGGCCACGCGCTCACGTCCAGCTTCGGGGCGCAGGCGGCGGTCTCCCTCCATCTGTTGAATCAACTAAGACCCCATGTTCCCGTCATCCTGATCGATACGGGGTACCTGTTTCCCGAGACGTATCGCTTTATCGATGAGCTGTCGGGCCGGCTCGACCTGAACTTGCGCGTCTTCAGCGAGACGGTCAGTCCGGCCTGGATGGAGGCCCGCCACGGCGCGCTTTGGGAAGAAGGCGTGGAAGGCATCGATCGCTACAACCAACTGCGCAAGGTCGAGCCCATGCGCCGTGCGCTGGGCGAGTTGGGTATCCAGACCTGGTTCGCCGGCCTGCGGCGCGGACAGTCCGATTCCCGTGCCCGCATCGACTTCATCGAACGACGCGGCGCGCGCTGGAAGTTCCATCCGATTGCTGACTGGACCGACCGCGATGTCGGCCTCTATCTGCAGCGGCATCGCCTTCCGTATCACCCCCTGTGGCACCAGGGCTATCTCTCCATCGGCGACACGCACACGACGCGGCGCTGGGAGCCCGGCATGGACCCGCAGGAAACACGCTTCTTCGGCCTCAAACGCGAATGCGGGCTGCACGATCGCGTTTGAAGCTGCCACTGCCACCCCGATCGACCACAAGAAAGCCCCCATGAGCCAGAATGCGCTTGCTTCACTTGATCCGGATATCGAGTCACCGTTTCCCACCTTGATCGCTCCGCACGGCGGCGTGTTGAAAGAGCGATACGTCGCCGCCGATGAGGCGGAGCGACTGCGGCACCATAGTGCCAACCTGCTTGCCATCGACCTTGGTACGCGTCAGCTGTGTGATCTCGAACTCATCCTCAACGGCGCCTTCTCGCCGCTCGAAGGGTTTCTCGTGCAGCGGGATTACGACCGCGTCGTTTCCGAACTGCGTCTGGCTGACGGCACGCTCTGGCCGGTCCCGATCACGCTGGACGTGAGCGAGGACCTGGCAGCACGCGTCAAGCCGGGCGACGAGGTCGCGCTGCGCGATTCGCAGGGCGTGCCGCTTGCGATCCTTGATGTCGAAGACATCTGGCGGCCGGATCTCGAGCAAGAGGCCCAACAGGTCTTCGGCACGCTGGACACCACGCATCCCGGCGTTGCCGAGCTTTTGTTGCGGACGCGACCGGTCTATGTGGGCGGACGCGTGCGTGGCATCCAGGCGCCGGTGCACTACGACTTCGCCGAACTACGCGATTCGCCGCGTAGCTTGCGCGAATGGTTTGTCGAACGCGGCTGGCGTCGCATCGTGGCCTTCCAGACGCGTAATCCCATGCATCGCGCACACCGCGAACTCACGCTGCGCGCGGCACAGAAAGTGGGTGCAAACCTGCTGATCCAGCCCTCGGTGGGGCGTACGCGGCCGGGCGATGTCGATCACTACACCCGCGTGCGCTGCTATCGCGCCCTGTTGCCACAGTATCCGAACGGCAGTGCGCACCTTTCACTGCTGCCGCTGGCCATGCGCATGGGCGGCCCGCGTGAGGCGGTATGGCATGCCATCATCCGCAAGAACTACGGTGCGACGCATTTCATCGTCGGCCGCGATCACGCCGGCCCCGGCAAGGACGCCCGTGGCCAGCCGTTCTATGGCCCGTTCGACGCGCAACACCTGCTTGAGCGTTACCAGCATGAGTTGGGCATTGAAGTCGTGCCGTTCCCAGTCATGGTGTACGCCGCCAATCGCGACACTTATGTGCCCGCCACGGAGGTCGCGGCCGACGACGATGTTCGCGATATTTCCGGTACGCAGCTGCGCCAGCATCTCCATGAGGGCAGTGACATACCGGAGTGGTTCAGCTTCCCGGAAGTGGTGCGCATCTTGCGCGAGCGCCATCCCGCGCAGGCGCCTCGTGGTTTCGCCGTGTTGTTCACTGGCCTGTCGGGGGCAGGTAAGTCGACCATAGCGCAGGCGCTGGTGGCCCGCTTGCTTGAACACACGAGCCGGGCTGTGACCGTCCTTGACGGCGACGAAGTGCGAAAGCACCTGTCCAAAGGCCTCGGTTTTTCGCGCGAGGATCGCGCCGCCAATGTCACGCGGATCGGCTTTGTCGCCAGCGAAATCGTGCGTCACGGCGGCGTGGCCATCTGCGCGCCGATCGCGCCGTATGCCGACGCGCGTGCCGAAGCGCGTGCCCTGGTCGAAGCCCACGGCGACTTCGTGGAGATCCACGTGTCGACAGCGCTTGAGGTTTGCGAGTCACGCGATCGCAAAGGGCTGTATGCCCAGGCGCGCGCCGGCAAGATCGGTCATTTCACGGGGATCAGCGACCCGTACGAAGTGCCCGAACGCCCGGAGCTCCGGGTGGACGGCAACGGCGCCGAACCTGGTGTGCTGGCCGGTCACATCCTCGACTATCTGAAGCGGCGCGGCTTGCTGGAATAACGGCAAAAGGGAGGCAGGGCGCGTTGCCTGCCTCCCGAAGAACTACGCGCTCAGGCGTTCACGCCAATGGGGCACCGCAGGCCACGTGGTCGGTGCCTGGCCGTTGCCGCCGAGCAGGCGGCTGACGGCGCGGCGTTCCAGGTGCGGCGCAAACGTGGCGATGAATTCCAGCGTGAACTCCCGCAGCACGCTTTCCTTGCGCAGCACGATCCAGGTAGTGCATGGCGCGAAGAGATGATCGGCCGGAAGGCGGCGAAGCTCGGGCTCATCCGCCTGCTGGCAGGCCATCTCGGCGAGGATGCCCACGCCCAGCCCGGTGCGCACGTAGGTCTTGATGAGATCGGCATCGCTGGCGGTCAGCGCGATATGCGGCTGCAGATTGGCGGCATGGAAGGCGTGGGTCAGTGACGAGGTGGGCTTGAGCGAGGATTCGTAACTGATCAGCGGATGCGCCGCCAGCTCGTCGAGCGTGGGCGGACGGCCAAGCGCCGCCAGCGGATGCTCGTTCGGGACCAGCACCACGCGCTGCCAGCGATAGGCGGGCAGGGCTATGCCGTGGCCCGGCGGCGTCGTACCGGTTGCACTGACGATGGCCAGATCAACATGGCCGCCCTCCAGCAAGTTCATCACCTCCGCATCCGCCGCCGGTTGAAGGTGCACGCTCACCTCCGGGTATTGCCGGCTGAGCGAGGCCACGGCCGGGGGCAACGCGAAGCGGGCCTGCGTGTGAGTCGTGGCGATGCGCAAGGTGCCGCGCGACTCATTGCGCAGGTTGGCGGCGATGGATCGGATATTGGTGGCTTCGGCCAGGATGCTGCGCGCACGTTCGAGCACGTGGGTGCCAGCATGCGTGATGGAGTCCAGGCTGCGGCCCTTGCGATGGAAAAGCTGGAAGCCAAGCTCGTCCTCTAGCTGCTTGAGCAGTTTGCTCAGGCCGGGTTGAGTGGCATGCACGCGCTCGGCGGCCAGGGTGATATTGAGGCCGGCATCGGCAATGGCAACCAGGTAACGCAACTGCGTGAGCGTCATCGAACGGAACTCCTAGGCGGCTTCGGCACGCCTGCACGGTTCCCTTCGGAAGCTACGGCAGGCTCAGTCGTCGGTCGGAACGGCTGGCGGGATTCGACATCGCGCGGGACACGCACCCGTCACCGGAAGGCCGGTCGAGGGGTGGGCTGGCGTGGCAGATGCAATGCTCATTTAGACGTCTATACATCCATTTAATGACTGCGTCAACGATTCATGTCAAAGGGTCGGTGTTGTCAGGGGGCTGCATATAACCCCTTCGCATATCACAGCGTCTACATTTCATTTGCGATGCCGTGGATTGGCGTCCTAGCTTGCGGACACAAGCCCGGCCGCTCATGGCCGGGCGCGAGTCGAGGCGAAGCATTCGCGATGGCAGGCAGGTTGTTCCCCCTTTTTGCCCGGCTGGAAGGGCGTCAGGTCCTGGTGATCGGCGGCGGTCCCGTAGCCGAGCGCAAGGTGCGCCTCTTGCTTGAGTCCAACGCGGCTGTGACGGTAGGGGCGCCCGTCATAGCGCCCGGCCTGCAAAGGCTCCATGCGGAGGGCCGGCTCACATGGTTGGAAGGTGACTACGCCGAATACTGGCTTGATGAGCCGTGGCTGGTTATTGCGGCCACCGACAATCGCAAACTCAACCAGCGAATCGCCGACGGGGCGGCATCGCGCCAGTTGTTCGTCAATGTGGTGGATGACGCAGAGCTTTCGAGCTTCCAGGTGCCGGCGATCGTCGATCGCTCGCCCGTGCAGGTGGCCATTTCCAGCGGGGGTGTTGCCCCCATGGTGTCCCGTCGCGTGCGGGAGCGGCTGGAAGCGCTGTTGGAACCTCAGCTAGGCGCCCTTGGCCAGCTCATCGGCGACATGCGGGATCGCATTCGCGCGCAGCTCCCCGATCTTTCGGCGCGTCGGACCTGGTTCGACCGATTGTTGGATGGCCCGGTATGGCGACTCTTGCGCCGCGGCCAGCCTGCGCTGGCCCATGCGGAAGCCGAGCGACTGCTGGAGGGGGCCGACGATTTGCGCAGGGGCAGCGTCGTCCTGGTGGGCGCCGGTGCGGGCGATGCGGATCTGCTGACCCTTCGCGGCCTTCGCGCGCTCAACGAGGCCGATGTGATCCTGCATGATCGCCTCGTCAGCAGCGAGGTGCTTGCCCTGGCGCGACGCGATGCCGAGCGCATCGACGTCGGTAAACAGGCGGGACATCACCATGCCACCCAGGCCTACATTCATGCCCTGATGCTTGCGCATGCGCAGGCAGGTCGACGCGTCGTGCGGCTGAAGGGCGGTGACCCCTTCATCTTTGGGCGAGGCGGCGAGGAGCTGCAATTCCTGCGCTCCCATGGCATTCCCTACGAAGTGGTTCCGGGCATCACGGCTGCGCTGGCCTGCGCGGCCTATGCGGGCATTCCACTGACCCATCGCGAACACGCCCGCTCGGTACGCCTGATCACCGCGCATTGCCGCGAATCGGCGAACGAGCTCGACTGGGCTTCGCTGGCCCGCGAGCGAGAGACCCTGGCCGTCTATATGGGCGTCGCCGAACTCCCTGTGCTGACTCAGCAGTTGCTGATCCATGGCCGTGCGCCTGAGACGCCCTTCGCCTTGATTGAGAACGGCGGGCGGTCATCGCAACGCGTCGTTGCCGGGCCACTGTCTCAGCTACCGCTTCTGGCCGAGGCCCATCGGGTGACCTCGCCGGCCTTGCTGATCCTGGGGGAGGTGGCGGCGCTGGCACGGGAGCTGGCTTGGTATGGCGCGTTGCCGCTGGCCGATCAGGCGACCTGTGACAGGGCTGAGCCGGTCCCAAAGCGTATGCACTTCGCTTGACACAATTTTCTACCCGACATGGTGCACCATCGCCGGTGCCGCCCAGCCATCCTTCGCATCGGAGCCGTCCATGATCTACAACAGCATCGTCGACACCATCGGCAACACCCCCGTCGTCAAACTGCATCGCCTGGCCCCCAGCCATGTCGATCTGTACGTGAAGGTGGAGGCGTTCAATCCCGCCGGTTCGGTGAAGGATCGCCTGGCCCTGGCGATCATCCTCGACGCCGAACAGAAGGGCACGCTCAAGCCCGGCCAGACCGTTATCGAGGCTACTTCCGGCAATACCGGTGTAGCGCTCGCGGCGGTGTGCGCGGCCCGCGGCTATCCCTTTGTGGCCGTGATGACCGAAACCTTCTCGATCGAGCGGCGCAAGCTGATTCGCGCTTACGGCGGCAAGGTGCTGCTCACGGCAGCGGCCGAACGCGGTTCGGGCATGGTGCGCAAAGCGGCGGAACTGGCGAAGAAGCATGGCTGGTTTCTCGCGAGCCAGTTCGAAAATCCGGCCAACCCGGCCTATCACCGGAGCACCACGGCTGCCGAAATCCTGCGCGACTTTGCGGGTCGTCGCCTCGACTACTTCGTCACGGGCTGGGGCACAGGTGGCACGCTGACCGGCGTGGGCGAAGTGCTGCGGGTAGCGCGTCCGGAGGTAAAAGTGATCGCCAGCGAACCGGCCGGCGCCTCGTTGCTGGGTGGCAAGGAGTGGCAGCCGCACAAGATCCAGGGCTGGACGCCGGACTTCGTGCCTGCCGTCCTTAATCGCGACGTCGCCAGCCGCATTCTTCCGGTGGACGACGTGGTGGCGCGCGATACCGCTCGCGAACTGGCGCAGAAGGAGGGCATCTTTGTCGGCATTTCGTCCGGCGCCACGTTGGCAGCGGCGCTGGAAGTCGCGAAGCAGGCCGAGAAGGGTTCGGTCCTGCTGGCGATGCTGCCGGATACCGGCGAGCGCTACCTCTCGACGTTCCTGTTCGAAGGTGTGAACGAGGGAAGCGACGAGGTGGAGTGAGTTCGCTCGCTGGCGCGAGCTGTTAACGGGGAACAGTAAACGGTAAGAGCATGGTCTTCGCCTTGGCTCTTACCGTTTACCGTTCGCAGGCGGCGAAGCCGCCCTCACACGCTCGCTGGCGCGAGCTGTCAACGGTGAACAGTAAACGGTAAGAGCAGGGGCCTTGCCTTGGCTCTTACCGTTCGCCGTTTACCGTTCTCAGGCGGCAAAGCCGCCCTCACACGC belongs to Dyella terrae and includes:
- the cysK gene encoding cysteine synthase A, translating into MIYNSIVDTIGNTPVVKLHRLAPSHVDLYVKVEAFNPAGSVKDRLALAIILDAEQKGTLKPGQTVIEATSGNTGVALAAVCAARGYPFVAVMTETFSIERRKLIRAYGGKVLLTAAAERGSGMVRKAAELAKKHGWFLASQFENPANPAYHRSTTAAEILRDFAGRRLDYFVTGWGTGGTLTGVGEVLRVARPEVKVIASEPAGASLLGGKEWQPHKIQGWTPDFVPAVLNRDVASRILPVDDVVARDTARELAQKEGIFVGISSGATLAAALEVAKQAEKGSVLLAMLPDTGERYLSTFLFEGVNEGSDEVE
- a CDS encoding phosphoadenylyl-sulfate reductase yields the protein MNRATLDKALHDERALMALNAWLGARTAEERVGWALEHAPGGHALTSSFGAQAAVSLHLLNQLRPHVPVILIDTGYLFPETYRFIDELSGRLDLNLRVFSETVSPAWMEARHGALWEEGVEGIDRYNQLRKVEPMRRALGELGIQTWFAGLRRGQSDSRARIDFIERRGARWKFHPIADWTDRDVGLYLQRHRLPYHPLWHQGYLSIGDTHTTRRWEPGMDPQETRFFGLKRECGLHDRV
- the cysG gene encoding siroheme synthase CysG produces the protein MAGRLFPLFARLEGRQVLVIGGGPVAERKVRLLLESNAAVTVGAPVIAPGLQRLHAEGRLTWLEGDYAEYWLDEPWLVIAATDNRKLNQRIADGAASRQLFVNVVDDAELSSFQVPAIVDRSPVQVAISSGGVAPMVSRRVRERLEALLEPQLGALGQLIGDMRDRIRAQLPDLSARRTWFDRLLDGPVWRLLRRGQPALAHAEAERLLEGADDLRRGSVVLVGAGAGDADLLTLRGLRALNEADVILHDRLVSSEVLALARRDAERIDVGKQAGHHHATQAYIHALMLAHAQAGRRVVRLKGGDPFIFGRGGEELQFLRSHGIPYEVVPGITAALACAAYAGIPLTHREHARSVRLITAHCRESANELDWASLARERETLAVYMGVAELPVLTQQLLIHGRAPETPFALIENGGRSSQRVVAGPLSQLPLLAEAHRVTSPALLILGEVAALARELAWYGALPLADQATCDRAEPVPKRMHFA
- the cysI gene encoding assimilatory sulfite reductase (NADPH) hemoprotein subunit is translated as MSSHPDIEQIKAKSRHLRGTIAEGLRDLLTGSISDDDGKLLKFHGSYQQDDRDLREERRRQKLEPAYSFMLRARLPGGVVSPAQWLEFDRLAREYASGSLRITTRQTFQWHGIIKERLKPTISAIHDALASTIAACGDVVRNVVSTPNPVQSEAHAEAYAWAARLSDDLAPTTRAYHEIWLDGEPLIEEPEVEPLYGQTYLPRKFKIGLAIPPLNDIDVFAQDLGLIAIVDQGRLEGFDVAVGGGMGATHGDATTYPRLASVVGFVTPDQLLATAEAIVSVQRDWGNRKERKHARLKYTLDHRGVDAFVDEIEARLGFALAPARGAHFDHNGDRYGWIEGSDGLWHLTLQIEAGRLADNGPHRWLTGLREIARVHTGDFRLTCNQNVIVANVRADDRQRIDALVHEYRLDAYLRGSAIRRHAVACVALPTCGLAMAEAERYLPTFLGRVEGLLGAHGLTDAPILLRLSGCPNGCSRPYLGEIALVGRGPGRYDLRLAADFSGQRLNRIYRENIDEEAILAALDPLLARYASERGAGEHFGDFLLRSRVFDVAHPAEVGA
- a CDS encoding bifunctional sulfate adenylyltransferase/adenylylsulfate kinase, with the translated sequence MSQNALASLDPDIESPFPTLIAPHGGVLKERYVAADEAERLRHHSANLLAIDLGTRQLCDLELILNGAFSPLEGFLVQRDYDRVVSELRLADGTLWPVPITLDVSEDLAARVKPGDEVALRDSQGVPLAILDVEDIWRPDLEQEAQQVFGTLDTTHPGVAELLLRTRPVYVGGRVRGIQAPVHYDFAELRDSPRSLREWFVERGWRRIVAFQTRNPMHRAHRELTLRAAQKVGANLLIQPSVGRTRPGDVDHYTRVRCYRALLPQYPNGSAHLSLLPLAMRMGGPREAVWHAIIRKNYGATHFIVGRDHAGPGKDARGQPFYGPFDAQHLLERYQHELGIEVVPFPVMVYAANRDTYVPATEVAADDDVRDISGTQLRQHLHEGSDIPEWFSFPEVVRILRERHPAQAPRGFAVLFTGLSGAGKSTIAQALVARLLEHTSRAVTVLDGDEVRKHLSKGLGFSREDRAANVTRIGFVASEIVRHGGVAICAPIAPYADARAEARALVEAHGDFVEIHVSTALEVCESRDRKGLYAQARAGKIGHFTGISDPYEVPERPELRVDGNGAEPGVLAGHILDYLKRRGLLE
- a CDS encoding LysR substrate-binding domain-containing protein, with the protein product MTLTQLRYLVAIADAGLNITLAAERVHATQPGLSKLLKQLEDELGFQLFHRKGRSLDSITHAGTHVLERARSILAEATNIRSIAANLRNESRGTLRIATTHTQARFALPPAVASLSRQYPEVSVHLQPAADAEVMNLLEGGHVDLAIVSATGTTPPGHGIALPAYRWQRVVLVPNEHPLAALGRPPTLDELAAHPLISYESSLKPTSSLTHAFHAANLQPHIALTASDADLIKTYVRTGLGVGILAEMACQQADEPELRRLPADHLFAPCTTWIVLRKESVLREFTLEFIATFAPHLERRAVSRLLGGNGQAPTTWPAVPHWRERLSA
- a CDS encoding assimilatory sulfite reductase (NADPH) flavoprotein subunit, with amino-acid sequence MNAVVVAPAVASPLPGETLSALDALLRGLEPHQLYWVAARSAELAVQGPGLRTSPVATHERVTVLYGSQTGNARRVAEQLRAELERSGLAVRLVRTDSYATRELAQERVLYVVISTQGEGEPPDDARAFIEFLLGRRAPRLTSLKFGVLGLGDSSYPHFCAVGQQVDDRLAALGAHRLLNRGEADVDVAAVAAPWLERGVQRARDALGATSPRIALVAPAVAEVAWTPERPYAAAVLDNQRIVSRDSDRDVRHIELSLEGSGLRYEPGDALGIRPVNPPAVVRAWLDALHLHGDEPVTVNHRSIPLIEALTHEKEITRLSRGFIASHATASHSEELVAWLSPSRKADLANVLSTWQPLDLLRRYPGAWDAESLVGALRPLTPRLYSIASSASEVGEEVHLTVGVVDYLFEQERRVGAASAYLAAHDGDARVPVYVEPNERFHLPRDESRDIIMIGAGTGVAPYRGFVQERRVRAARGRQWLIFGNRHRAQDFLYQSEWLDALRNGTLTRLDVAFSRDTASKVYVQHRMRDHGADLYAWLRDGAHLYVCGDATHMAPDVHGALIDMAVTHGGLDAESAAAWLSQLMKEGRYARDVY